In Gadus macrocephalus chromosome 11, ASM3116895v1, a single genomic region encodes these proteins:
- the seta gene encoding SET nuclear proto-oncogene a isoform X2, producing the protein MSASAAKVSKKELNSNHDGADETSEKEQQEAIEHIDEVQNEIDRLNEQASEEILKVEQKYNKLRQPFFQKRSELIAKIPNFWVTTFVNHPQVSALLGEEDEEALHYLSRVEVTEFEDIKSGYRIDFYFDENPYFENKVLSKEFHLNESGDPSSKSTEIKWKSGKDLTKRSSQTQNKAGRKRQHEEPESFFTWFTDHADAGADELGEVIKDDIWPNPLQYYLVPDMDDEEGEGEDDDEDEEGLEDIDEEGDEDGEEDEEDDGEDGEDDDGEDD; encoded by the exons ATGTCTGCTTCGGCGGCCAAAGTGAGTAAAAAGGAGCTGAATTCAAACCACGACGGAGCGGACGAAACCTCCG AAAAAGAGCAACAGGAGGCTATTGAACACATCGACGAAGTTCAAAACGAAATCGACAG GTTGAATGAGCAGGCAAGCGAGGAGATCCTCAAAGTAGAACAGAAATACAATAAACTTCGCCAGCCCTTCTTCCAGAAGAGGTCAGAACTGATCGCCAAAATCCCAAACTTCTGGGTCACCACGTTCGTCAACCATCCGCAAG TCTCTGCTCTACTcggggaggaagatgaagaggcgCTTCACTACCTGAGTCGGGTGGAGGTGACAGAGTTCGAAGACATCAAGTCGGGCTACAGAATAGATTTT TATTTTGATGAAAACCCGTACTTCGAAAACAAAGTTCTTTCCAAAGAGTTCCACCTCAACGAGAGTGGAGACCCGTCTTCAAAGTCGACTGAGATCAAATGGAAATCAGGaaag GACCTGACAAAGCGCTCCAGCCAGACTCAGAACAAGGCTGGAAGGAAGCGACAACACGAGGAGCCAGAGAGTTTCTTCACCTGGTTCACCGACCATGCTGACGCTGGGGCAGACGAGCTGGGAGAGGTCATCAAGGATGACATCTGGCCTAACCCCCTGCAGTACTACCTG GTCCCAGACATGGATGATGAGGAGGGTGAAggagaagatgatgatgaggatgaagaggggctGGAAGACATTGATGAAGAAGGAGAcgaagatggagaggaggatgaggaagatgatggtGAAGATGGAGAG GATGACGATGGAGAGGACGACTAA
- the seta gene encoding SET nuclear proto-oncogene a isoform X1, with amino-acid sequence MSASAAKVSKKELNSNHDGADETSGPLGAVVGEKIIEKEQQEAIEHIDEVQNEIDRLNEQASEEILKVEQKYNKLRQPFFQKRSELIAKIPNFWVTTFVNHPQVSALLGEEDEEALHYLSRVEVTEFEDIKSGYRIDFYFDENPYFENKVLSKEFHLNESGDPSSKSTEIKWKSGKDLTKRSSQTQNKAGRKRQHEEPESFFTWFTDHADAGADELGEVIKDDIWPNPLQYYLVPDMDDEEGEGEDDDEDEEGLEDIDEEGDEDGEEDEEDDGEDGEDDDGEDD; translated from the exons ATGTCTGCTTCGGCGGCCAAAGTGAGTAAAAAGGAGCTGAATTCAAACCACGACGGAGCGGACGAAACCTCCG GGCCCTTGGGCGCAGTAGTTGGGGAGAAGATTATAG AAAAAGAGCAACAGGAGGCTATTGAACACATCGACGAAGTTCAAAACGAAATCGACAG GTTGAATGAGCAGGCAAGCGAGGAGATCCTCAAAGTAGAACAGAAATACAATAAACTTCGCCAGCCCTTCTTCCAGAAGAGGTCAGAACTGATCGCCAAAATCCCAAACTTCTGGGTCACCACGTTCGTCAACCATCCGCAAG TCTCTGCTCTACTcggggaggaagatgaagaggcgCTTCACTACCTGAGTCGGGTGGAGGTGACAGAGTTCGAAGACATCAAGTCGGGCTACAGAATAGATTTT TATTTTGATGAAAACCCGTACTTCGAAAACAAAGTTCTTTCCAAAGAGTTCCACCTCAACGAGAGTGGAGACCCGTCTTCAAAGTCGACTGAGATCAAATGGAAATCAGGaaag GACCTGACAAAGCGCTCCAGCCAGACTCAGAACAAGGCTGGAAGGAAGCGACAACACGAGGAGCCAGAGAGTTTCTTCACCTGGTTCACCGACCATGCTGACGCTGGGGCAGACGAGCTGGGAGAGGTCATCAAGGATGACATCTGGCCTAACCCCCTGCAGTACTACCTG GTCCCAGACATGGATGATGAGGAGGGTGAAggagaagatgatgatgaggatgaagaggggctGGAAGACATTGATGAAGAAGGAGAcgaagatggagaggaggatgaggaagatgatggtGAAGATGGAGAG GATGACGATGGAGAGGACGACTAA
- the eeig1a gene encoding early estrogen-induced gene 1 protein isoform X1 produces the protein MAFFVKKKKFKFQTQLTLEELTAVPFVNGVLFCKLRLLEGEFVATSSRFDSHLGSFAWCCSCSSRTHFSASLHPPVYRGEPQSPRVEVQENCVRWRKRFSFVCKMNANPHTGVLDPSVCRVSVRKELKGGKAYTKLGFTDLNMAEFAGSGSAVRCCLLEGYDTKNTRQDNSILKVIIGMTLLSGDPCFKTPPSTAKSISVPGREPTLQLDCKGGGTGTTGPLARGTKPRPPISSGLMEESEPPLSPLAEVFQSGHSRNSSYASQQSRISGYSTEHSCSSSVSDLTHRRNLSTGSSTSGGALGTSDLPTADGDRPPRPPRPCLPPSRLSRRKQDSVESHLSWVNDTRMDADDIVDKIVQSHNFEDVNNTEDSNLRLFVNKDGTTALSGVHLGNRVSAGGYEPVVIESH, from the exons ATGGCGTTTTTCGTCAAGAAGAAGAAATTCAAGTTCCAGACGCAGCTCACCCTGGAGGAGCTGACGGCGGTGCCCTTCGTCAACGGGGTTCTGTTCTGCAAACTGCGGCTGCTGGAGGGAGAATTTGTGGCAACTTCCTCGAG GTTCGATTCCCACCTGGGATCCTTTGCTTGGTGCTGTTCATGCTCTTCTAGAACTCACTTTTCTGCCTCTCTTCACCCTCCTGTTTATAGAGGGGAACCTCAAAGTCCAAG AGTCGAGGTGCAGGAGAACTGTGTTCGATGGAGAAAGAGGTTCTCCTTCGTGTGTAAGATGAACGCCAACCCTCACACCGGCGTGCTGGACCCCTCCGTCTGCAGAGTGTCTGTTAGGAAg GAACTCAAGGGAGGGAAGGCGTATACGAAG cTGGGCTTCACAGACCTCAACATGGCTGAGTTTGCTGGCTCAGGCTCTGCAGTGCGCTGCTGTCTCCTGGAGGGCTACGATACCAAGAACACCCGCCAGGACAACTCCATCCTGAAG gtgATCATCGGAATGACACTGCTGTCAGGAGATCCGTGTTTTAAAAC CCCTCCCAGCACGGCCAAGTCTATCTCGGTCCCGGGCCGCGAGCCAACCCTGCAGCTGGACTGTAAGGGGGGCGGCACGGGCACCACAGGACCCCTGGCCCGGGGTACCAAGCCCAGACCCCCCATCAGCTCGG GCCTCATGGAGGAGTCTGAgccgcccctctctcccctggccGAGGTCTTCCAGTCAGGACACTCCCGCAACTCCAGCTACGCCAGCCAACAGAGCCGCATCTCAG gctacaGTACTGAACACTCGTGCTCCTCCAGTGTGTCCGACCTGACCCACCGCAGGAACCTGTCCACTGGGAGCAGCACCTCGGGCGGGGCCCTGGGGACCAGTGACCTCCCTACTGCTGACGGGGACCGGCCCCCAAGACCCCCCAGGCCCTGCCTGCCCCCCAGCCGACTCTCCAG GAGAAAGCAGGACTCTGTGGAGAGTCATCTCTCTTGGGTCAACGACACCCGCATGGACGCCGACGACATTGTGGACAAGATCGTCCAGAGCCACAACTTCGAGGACGTCAACAACACGGAAG ACAGCAATTTGCGTCTGTTTGTCAACAAAGATGGAACGACGGCACTCAGTGGCGTACACCTCGGAAACCG ggTCTCAGCTGGAGGTTACGAGCCGGTGGTGATTGAGAGCCACTAG
- the eeig1a gene encoding early estrogen-induced gene 1 protein isoform X2 → MAFFVKKKKFKFQTQLTLEELTAVPFVNGVLFCKLRLLEGEFVATSSRVEVQENCVRWRKRFSFVCKMNANPHTGVLDPSVCRVSVRKELKGGKAYTKLGFTDLNMAEFAGSGSAVRCCLLEGYDTKNTRQDNSILKVIIGMTLLSGDPCFKTPPSTAKSISVPGREPTLQLDCKGGGTGTTGPLARGTKPRPPISSGLMEESEPPLSPLAEVFQSGHSRNSSYASQQSRISGYSTEHSCSSSVSDLTHRRNLSTGSSTSGGALGTSDLPTADGDRPPRPPRPCLPPSRLSRRKQDSVESHLSWVNDTRMDADDIVDKIVQSHNFEDVNNTEDSNLRLFVNKDGTTALSGVHLGNRVSAGGYEPVVIESH, encoded by the exons ATGGCGTTTTTCGTCAAGAAGAAGAAATTCAAGTTCCAGACGCAGCTCACCCTGGAGGAGCTGACGGCGGTGCCCTTCGTCAACGGGGTTCTGTTCTGCAAACTGCGGCTGCTGGAGGGAGAATTTGTGGCAACTTCCTCGAG AGTCGAGGTGCAGGAGAACTGTGTTCGATGGAGAAAGAGGTTCTCCTTCGTGTGTAAGATGAACGCCAACCCTCACACCGGCGTGCTGGACCCCTCCGTCTGCAGAGTGTCTGTTAGGAAg GAACTCAAGGGAGGGAAGGCGTATACGAAG cTGGGCTTCACAGACCTCAACATGGCTGAGTTTGCTGGCTCAGGCTCTGCAGTGCGCTGCTGTCTCCTGGAGGGCTACGATACCAAGAACACCCGCCAGGACAACTCCATCCTGAAG gtgATCATCGGAATGACACTGCTGTCAGGAGATCCGTGTTTTAAAAC CCCTCCCAGCACGGCCAAGTCTATCTCGGTCCCGGGCCGCGAGCCAACCCTGCAGCTGGACTGTAAGGGGGGCGGCACGGGCACCACAGGACCCCTGGCCCGGGGTACCAAGCCCAGACCCCCCATCAGCTCGG GCCTCATGGAGGAGTCTGAgccgcccctctctcccctggccGAGGTCTTCCAGTCAGGACACTCCCGCAACTCCAGCTACGCCAGCCAACAGAGCCGCATCTCAG gctacaGTACTGAACACTCGTGCTCCTCCAGTGTGTCCGACCTGACCCACCGCAGGAACCTGTCCACTGGGAGCAGCACCTCGGGCGGGGCCCTGGGGACCAGTGACCTCCCTACTGCTGACGGGGACCGGCCCCCAAGACCCCCCAGGCCCTGCCTGCCCCCCAGCCGACTCTCCAG GAGAAAGCAGGACTCTGTGGAGAGTCATCTCTCTTGGGTCAACGACACCCGCATGGACGCCGACGACATTGTGGACAAGATCGTCCAGAGCCACAACTTCGAGGACGTCAACAACACGGAAG ACAGCAATTTGCGTCTGTTTGTCAACAAAGATGGAACGACGGCACTCAGTGGCGTACACCTCGGAAACCG ggTCTCAGCTGGAGGTTACGAGCCGGTGGTGATTGAGAGCCACTAG
- the cnot6l gene encoding CCR4-NOT transcription complex subunit 6-like isoform X1: MPKDKYEPPDPRRCYSIMSAEDASSGKRSYWAELEISGRVRSLSSSLWSLTHLTALHINDNNLSRLPPEISNLPHLAYLNLSSNKLRSLPAELGNMVSLRELLLNNNLLRVLPYELGRLFQLQTLGLKGNPLSQDILNLYQEPDGTRKLLNYMLDNLAVHPEQLPQRPWITLKERDQSVPTAVFTVMCYNVLCEKYATRQLYGYCPSWALSWSYRRKGIMEEITSCHADIISLQEVETEQYYTLFLDTLKEQGYDGYFCPKSRAKLVSEPERKHVDGCAIFFKTQKFTLVQKHTVEFNQVAMANSEGSEIMLNRVMTKDNIGVAVLLEVNKDMFSGGMKAPPERQMILVANAHMHWDPEFSDVKLIQTMMFLSELKSIAERAATSLTSDPATIPIVLCADLNSLPDSGVVEYLSSGGVAENHKDFKELRYTDCLTNFSCNAKSTPNGKRSPADRSITHSFQLKSAYDCSAMPFTNYTYDFKGVIDYIFSSRTHLTTLGVLGPLDPQWLQENSILGCPHPHIPSDHFSLLAQLELAPPLTHPLNGLHMPVHR; encoded by the exons GTCGTGTGCGGAGTCTGAGCAGTTCTCTGTGGTCGCTGACCCACCTGACGGCGCTGCACATCAACGACAACAACCTGAGCCGCCTCCCGCCGGAGATCTCCAATCTTCCTCACCTCGCCTACCTCAACCTCTCCTCCAACAAGCTGCGCAGCCTCCCGGCGGAGCTCGGAAACATGGTCTCTCTCAG GGAGTTGTTGCTCAACAACAACCTGTTACGGGTTCTGCCTTATGAACTGGGACGACTCTTCCAGCTCCAGACTCTGGGACTAAAGG GTAATCCGTTGTCCCAGGATATCCTCAACTTGTACCAGGAACCCGACGGCACCAGGAAGCTCCTCAACTACATGCTGGATAATCTAGCTG TGCATCCTGAACAGCTTCCCCAGAGGCCTTGGATCACTCTGAAGGAGAGGGACCAGAGCGTCCCTACAG CGGTGTTCACGGTCATGTGCTACAACGTGCTGTGTGAGAAGTATGCCACGCGGCAGCTGTACGGCTACTGTCCCTCCTGGGCTCTGAGCTGGAGCTACCGCAGGAAGGGCATCATGGAGGAGATCACCAGCTGCCACGCAGACATCATCAGCCTGCAG gaggtggagacggaGCAGTACTACACCCTGTTCCTGGACACGCTGAAGGAGCAGGGATATGACGGATACTTCTGCCCAAAGTCTCGTGCCAAGCTGGTGTCCGAACCCGAGCGCAAGCACGTCGACGGTTGCGCCATCTTCTTCAAGACACAGAA gtTCACTCTGGTGCAGAAACACACTGTAGAGTTCAACCAGGTAGCCATGGCTAACTCGGAGGGGTCAGAGATCATGCTCAACAGGGTGATGACCAAGGACAACATCGGGGTCGCCGTGCTCCTGGAGGTCAACAAGGACATGTTCTCAGGCG GTATGAAGGCTCCACCCGAGAGGCAGATGATCTTGGTTGCTAACGCCCACATGCATTGGGACCCGGAGTTCTCTGACGTCAAGCTCATCCAGACCATGATGTTCCTCTCTGAGCTCAAGAGCATCGCTGAGAGGGCTGCCACTtccctaacctctgaccccgCAACCATCCCCATCGTCTTGTGTGCCGACCTCAACTCCCTGCCTGACTCTG GTGTGGTGGAATACCTGAGTAGTGGGGGCGTGGCCGAGAACCACAAGGACTTCAAGGAGCTCCGCTACACCGACTGTCTCACCAACTTCAGCTGCAACGCCAAGAGCACGCCCAACGGGAAGAGGAGCCCCGCAGACCGGAGCATCACCCACAGCTTTCAGCTGAAGAGCGCCTACGACTGCAGCGCCATGCCCTTCACCAACTACACCTACGACttcaag GGGGTGATCGACTACATCTTCTCGTCCAGGACCCACCTCACCACGCTGGGTGTGCTGGGCCCGCTGGACCCCCAGTGGCTCCAGGAAAACAGCATTCTGggctgcccccacccccacatccCCTCAGACCATTTCTCCCTGCTGGCCCAGCTGgagctggccccgcccctcacaCACCCCCTCAACGGCCTACACATGCCTGTACACAGGTAG
- the cnot6l gene encoding CCR4-NOT transcription complex subunit 6-like isoform X2, with translation MPKDKYEPPDPRRCYSIMSAEDASSGKRSYWAELEISGRVRSLSSSLWSLTHLTALHINDNNLSRLPPEISNLPHLAYLNLSSNKLRSLPAELGNMVSLRELLLNNNLLRVLPYELGRLFQLQTLGLKGNPLSQDILNLYQEPDGTRKLLNYMLDNLAVHPEQLPQRPWITLKERDQSVPTAVFTVMCYNVLCEKYATRQLYGYCPSWALSWSYRRKGIMEEITSCHADIISLQEVETEQYYTLFLDTLKEQGYDGYFCPKSRAKLVSEPERKHVDGCAIFFKTQKFTLVQKHTVEFNQVAMANSEGSEIMLNRVMTKDNIGVAVLLEVNKDMFSGGMKAPPERQMILVANAHMHWDPEFSDVKLIQTMMFLSELKSIAERAATSLTSDPATIPIVLCADLNSLPDSGVVEYLSSGGVAENHKDFKELRYTDCLTNFSCNAKSTPNGKRSPADRSITHSFQLKSAYDCSAMPFTNYTYDFKVRVRRG, from the exons GTCGTGTGCGGAGTCTGAGCAGTTCTCTGTGGTCGCTGACCCACCTGACGGCGCTGCACATCAACGACAACAACCTGAGCCGCCTCCCGCCGGAGATCTCCAATCTTCCTCACCTCGCCTACCTCAACCTCTCCTCCAACAAGCTGCGCAGCCTCCCGGCGGAGCTCGGAAACATGGTCTCTCTCAG GGAGTTGTTGCTCAACAACAACCTGTTACGGGTTCTGCCTTATGAACTGGGACGACTCTTCCAGCTCCAGACTCTGGGACTAAAGG GTAATCCGTTGTCCCAGGATATCCTCAACTTGTACCAGGAACCCGACGGCACCAGGAAGCTCCTCAACTACATGCTGGATAATCTAGCTG TGCATCCTGAACAGCTTCCCCAGAGGCCTTGGATCACTCTGAAGGAGAGGGACCAGAGCGTCCCTACAG CGGTGTTCACGGTCATGTGCTACAACGTGCTGTGTGAGAAGTATGCCACGCGGCAGCTGTACGGCTACTGTCCCTCCTGGGCTCTGAGCTGGAGCTACCGCAGGAAGGGCATCATGGAGGAGATCACCAGCTGCCACGCAGACATCATCAGCCTGCAG gaggtggagacggaGCAGTACTACACCCTGTTCCTGGACACGCTGAAGGAGCAGGGATATGACGGATACTTCTGCCCAAAGTCTCGTGCCAAGCTGGTGTCCGAACCCGAGCGCAAGCACGTCGACGGTTGCGCCATCTTCTTCAAGACACAGAA gtTCACTCTGGTGCAGAAACACACTGTAGAGTTCAACCAGGTAGCCATGGCTAACTCGGAGGGGTCAGAGATCATGCTCAACAGGGTGATGACCAAGGACAACATCGGGGTCGCCGTGCTCCTGGAGGTCAACAAGGACATGTTCTCAGGCG GTATGAAGGCTCCACCCGAGAGGCAGATGATCTTGGTTGCTAACGCCCACATGCATTGGGACCCGGAGTTCTCTGACGTCAAGCTCATCCAGACCATGATGTTCCTCTCTGAGCTCAAGAGCATCGCTGAGAGGGCTGCCACTtccctaacctctgaccccgCAACCATCCCCATCGTCTTGTGTGCCGACCTCAACTCCCTGCCTGACTCTG GTGTGGTGGAATACCTGAGTAGTGGGGGCGTGGCCGAGAACCACAAGGACTTCAAGGAGCTCCGCTACACCGACTGTCTCACCAACTTCAGCTGCAACGCCAAGAGCACGCCCAACGGGAAGAGGAGCCCCGCAGACCGGAGCATCACCCACAGCTTTCAGCTGAAGAGCGCCTACGACTGCAGCGCCATGCCCTTCACCAACTACACCTACGACttcaaggttagggttagaag GGGGTGA